In Deltaproteobacteria bacterium, the following proteins share a genomic window:
- a CDS encoding MFS transporter: protein MKPRFSFSPASQVLLLTWLFFGMYYLNRFNYSAVIPLVRADLGISNAQAGGLMAFFFLTYTVFQLPSGYLGDRFGPRKVLTLGALVSIAGNLIFSRGSTFPVLALGQLINGFGQAMGWNSALKLVVSWFPRARRGTVIGLFATCITGGSSVGIRVSGLIGDRIGWRSSFVIPPAMMAVVAVVFWIVVRDRPRDRGLQDFDDEIHIERLIDSDPRSTLSVVLTHGTLWVVAMVYFCLVYVQFGSLVWIPSFLKEGYGMSVDRASTVSFLVLLPGVLASPVAGFVSDFWFGGRRKPLILVGLLVLSASAFLLSLTVGLTLATLLLALLGLMILVPDILLAAYPSDLLSRRLSATGMGFLATFTSAAGILTTPVSGKIVDSFHSYGALFFSFGAVALLGAFLALFIREKESPGVVQGN from the coding sequence TTGAAACCCCGTTTTTCCTTCTCTCCTGCCAGTCAGGTGCTCTTGCTGACCTGGCTCTTTTTCGGGATGTACTACCTCAACAGATTCAACTACTCTGCCGTTATTCCCCTGGTCAGGGCGGATCTGGGGATCTCCAACGCCCAGGCCGGTGGATTGATGGCCTTCTTTTTCTTGACTTACACCGTCTTCCAACTGCCCTCGGGTTACCTGGGGGACCGCTTTGGGCCGCGGAAGGTGCTCACCCTGGGCGCCCTCGTCTCGATCGCGGGAAACCTGATCTTCAGCCGGGGGTCAACCTTTCCGGTTCTTGCCCTAGGCCAACTGATCAACGGGTTCGGTCAGGCCATGGGATGGAATTCAGCCCTCAAGCTTGTGGTGAGTTGGTTCCCCCGGGCGAGGCGGGGAACGGTGATCGGGCTGTTCGCAACCTGCATAACAGGGGGCAGTAGCGTGGGAATAAGGGTTTCCGGGCTTATCGGGGACAGGATAGGCTGGAGGAGCTCCTTCGTCATTCCCCCTGCCATGATGGCGGTGGTGGCCGTGGTTTTCTGGATTGTGGTCAGGGATCGTCCACGAGACAGAGGCCTTCAGGATTTCGATGACGAGATTCACATCGAGAGGCTGATCGATAGTGACCCCAGGTCGACCCTCTCGGTGGTCTTGACCCACGGCACCCTATGGGTCGTGGCCATGGTCTACTTCTGCCTCGTTTACGTGCAGTTCGGCTCGCTGGTGTGGATCCCGTCGTTTCTCAAGGAGGGGTACGGGATGTCCGTTGATCGGGCCAGCACGGTCTCCTTTCTTGTCTTGCTGCCAGGGGTTCTCGCCTCTCCCGTGGCTGGATTCGTCTCGGACTTCTGGTTTGGTGGAAGGCGGAAGCCCCTGATTCTCGTAGGGCTCCTCGTCTTGTCGGCGTCGGCCTTTCTGCTTTCTCTGACCGTGGGTCTCACCTTGGCCACCCTTCTGCTGGCCCTTCTGGGGTTGATGATCCTGGTACCCGATATTCTCCTGGCCGCCTATCCGTCGGATCTTCTGTCCAGGCGATTGTCGGCAACCGGCATGGGATTTCTGGCAACCTTCACGAGTGCTGCTGGTATCCTTACTACCCCAGTCTCGGGAAAGATCGTCGACTCCTTTCACTCCTATGGAGCCCTCTTCTTTTCGTTCGGAGCCGTTGCCCTTCTGGGGGCATTTCTGGCCCTGTTTATCAGGGAAAAAGAGTCTCCAGGGGTTGTGCAAGGTAATTAG
- a CDS encoding branched-chain amino acid ABC transporter permease, whose amino-acid sequence MSLFGSPQKGMNASRYVKVALVLAFLIVVPLMWRENRFITTVFISALMFGIWGVTYDLQLGYAGLYNFGFAGFICAGAYGSALAALHYEINPWYGLLIGGVASGALGFLTGVVTLRLRGIFVGLATWFIAEVLRLTISNTPGYTRGMLGLAVDPLPDLFGLDFSRAQLLPYYYLLLFLVIIIYGAASLMVHSRIGLSFKAIREDQLATETLGLSATKYKLINFTTACFFTGVIGAFYAHYIGILTPEPTEFGVPRTVEVLTMAYVGGRGTLWGSILAGFLLIGFQEYFRELGAWRLVMFGTLLIAVMIYAPKGLSTIKKYIW is encoded by the coding sequence ATGAGTCTCTTTGGAAGTCCCCAGAAGGGAATGAACGCTTCCCGATACGTGAAGGTGGCCCTTGTGCTTGCCTTTCTTATCGTGGTCCCCTTGATGTGGAGGGAAAATCGCTTCATCACAACCGTCTTCATATCGGCCCTGATGTTCGGCATATGGGGGGTCACCTATGATCTCCAGCTCGGTTATGCCGGCCTCTACAATTTCGGCTTTGCGGGATTCATATGTGCGGGGGCTTACGGATCGGCTCTTGCGGCACTGCATTACGAGATCAACCCATGGTACGGGTTGCTGATCGGGGGGGTCGCCTCTGGTGCTCTCGGGTTTCTTACCGGGGTGGTGACCCTCAGGCTGAGGGGCATCTTTGTGGGGCTTGCCACATGGTTTATCGCCGAGGTCTTGCGACTCACCATCTCTAATACCCCCGGCTACACCCGGGGAATGCTCGGTTTGGCCGTCGACCCCCTGCCCGATCTCTTCGGCCTTGACTTCTCAAGGGCACAGTTGCTTCCCTACTACTACCTGCTCCTTTTCCTCGTCATCATTATTTACGGAGCTGCATCCCTGATGGTCCACTCCAGGATCGGCCTCTCCTTTAAGGCCATCCGGGAGGACCAGTTGGCCACGGAAACCCTCGGCCTCAGTGCTACCAAGTACAAATTGATCAACTTTACCACGGCCTGCTTCTTCACCGGTGTGATAGGGGCCTTCTATGCCCACTACATCGGCATCCTCACCCCGGAACCGACCGAGTTTGGAGTACCCAGAACCGTGGAGGTCCTTACCATGGCCTATGTAGGGGGCAGGGGCACACTCTGGGGCTCGATCCTCGCGGGTTTTCTGCTCATCGGGTTTCAGGAGTATTTCCGGGAGCTCGGAGCGTGGCGCCTGGTTATGTTCGGTACCCTTCTGATCGCCGTGATGATCTATGCTCCGAAGGGGCTTTCGACCATCAAAAAGTACATCTGGTAG
- a CDS encoding branched-chain amino acid ABC transporter permease, protein MEFNIFIQLLVLGLVRGSMYALMGVGLSLIFGIMEIVNFAHGELFMIGCYIMYFVAAMLGLPFPVGILASGVGLFIVGIILEKGLISTLRRKAGREWLMDAFVLTIGLMVIFQNLALIIFGAVQRGIPNLVSGQVVIGEVVFIYDHLVILGLALLTVGLLWYFIKYTDMGKAIRATSQHSEAAQTLGIDISRMYAIAFGIGAALAGISGALLITLFPANPNAGMGPVLKSFVVVILGGLGNIKGAVAAGILVGLMEAYAMFFLAGGWQNVIVTSVVIAVLIFRPAGLFAPAGERP, encoded by the coding sequence ATGGAATTCAATATCTTTATTCAGCTCCTCGTCCTCGGCCTGGTTAGGGGATCGATGTACGCCCTGATGGGGGTTGGCCTCTCCCTGATCTTCGGGATCATGGAAATCGTCAATTTCGCCCACGGGGAACTCTTCATGATCGGCTGTTACATCATGTACTTTGTGGCTGCCATGTTGGGGCTCCCCTTTCCGGTGGGCATCCTCGCTTCAGGGGTGGGGCTTTTCATCGTAGGGATCATCCTCGAGAAGGGCCTGATCTCTACCCTCCGCAGAAAAGCCGGCCGGGAATGGCTCATGGATGCCTTTGTGCTGACCATCGGCCTCATGGTGATCTTTCAGAACCTCGCCCTCATCATCTTCGGAGCGGTTCAGCGGGGGATTCCAAACCTGGTCAGCGGTCAGGTGGTCATTGGGGAAGTCGTCTTCATCTATGATCATCTGGTGATCCTTGGCCTGGCGCTGCTCACCGTGGGGCTGCTCTGGTATTTCATCAAATACACGGACATGGGAAAGGCCATCCGGGCCACGTCCCAGCATTCGGAAGCCGCTCAGACTCTCGGTATCGACATCAGCAGAATGTACGCCATTGCTTTCGGCATCGGGGCCGCCCTGGCGGGGATCTCCGGGGCCCTTCTGATCACTCTCTTCCCCGCCAATCCCAACGCGGGGATGGGCCCTGTTCTCAAGAGCTTCGTGGTGGTCATCCTGGGGGGGCTCGGAAATATCAAGGGGGCCGTCGCGGCGGGTATCCTGGTGGGGCTCATGGAAGCCTATGCCATGTTCTTTCTGGCAGGGGGTTGGCAGAACGTGATCGTCACCTCCGTCGTCATTGCGGTGCTGATTTTCAGACCAGCGGGGCTCTTCGCCCCGGCAGGGGAGCGACCATGA
- a CDS encoding ABC transporter ATP-binding protein, with the protein MTLEVKNITSGYVKEVPVLTDVSIVAREGALTGIIGPNGAGKSTLLKTIYGYLYPSKGDVFHHGKSIKGLKPDQMLGQGIAHLIQGHSVFPTMTVEENLELGGWIMRNDRKALDRALAEVYEYYPVLKKKRRMPAGALSGGEQRMLEIARLTMTRPRTILIDEPSVGLMPKLVDTVYEEIVRLKEQGFTILIVDQKVHKCVEVADYIYVLRLGRNSHHGPKERFVDTIEDIIREWI; encoded by the coding sequence ATGACTCTCGAGGTCAAGAACATCACATCCGGCTATGTCAAGGAGGTCCCGGTCTTGACGGATGTCAGCATCGTTGCCCGGGAGGGAGCCCTGACCGGTATCATCGGTCCCAACGGGGCTGGAAAGTCGACGCTTCTCAAGACTATCTACGGATACCTCTATCCCAGCAAGGGGGATGTGTTCCACCACGGCAAATCGATCAAGGGGCTCAAACCGGATCAGATGCTCGGTCAGGGGATCGCCCATCTCATCCAGGGACACAGCGTCTTTCCGACCATGACCGTGGAGGAGAACCTGGAGCTCGGTGGCTGGATCATGAGGAATGACCGCAAAGCTCTTGACAGGGCCCTGGCCGAGGTCTACGAGTACTATCCTGTTCTGAAGAAGAAGCGCAGGATGCCGGCAGGCGCCCTTTCCGGTGGCGAGCAGCGGATGCTCGAAATAGCCCGGCTCACCATGACACGTCCCCGTACCATTCTGATCGATGAACCTTCGGTGGGGCTGATGCCCAAACTGGTCGACACGGTCTACGAAGAGATAGTCAGGCTGAAGGAGCAGGGATTCACCATCCTTATCGTGGATCAGAAGGTCCACAAGTGTGTGGAGGTAGCCGACTATATCTACGTGCTCCGCCTGGGACGGAACAGCCACCACGGCCCCAAGGAGAGATTCGTCGATACAATAGAGGACATCATCAGGGAGTGGATCTGA
- a CDS encoding ABC transporter ATP-binding protein, translating to MAFLEIDQVHKHFGGIPALDGVSLTVEEGKIHGVIGPNGAGKTTMFNVINGVYSPDRGTVRFRGRDITGLKPNQIASMGIGRTFQVARIFNEMTLMENMMVPVIPKRLSKKEGEEKALELLEMADLAHLKDQLAIEISGGQKKLLEFMRTMMADPEVVLLDEPFAGVNPALIERLIEITFELNRTRGKTFLLISHDIPSVMKLCKYLTVLSAGKSIAEGESEKIRHDPAVIDAYLGH from the coding sequence ATGGCCTTTCTGGAGATCGATCAGGTCCATAAACATTTCGGCGGTATTCCCGCTCTGGATGGAGTCTCCCTCACCGTGGAGGAGGGGAAAATCCACGGGGTCATCGGACCCAACGGGGCTGGGAAAACCACCATGTTCAACGTGATCAACGGGGTCTACAGTCCTGACCGCGGCACCGTCCGCTTCAGGGGCCGCGACATTACAGGGCTGAAACCCAATCAGATCGCTTCCATGGGGATCGGCCGGACCTTTCAGGTCGCCCGGATCTTCAATGAGATGACCCTCATGGAGAATATGATGGTCCCCGTCATTCCCAAGAGATTGTCGAAGAAGGAGGGCGAGGAAAAGGCTCTGGAGTTGTTGGAAATGGCAGACCTCGCCCACCTCAAAGACCAGCTGGCCATTGAGATCTCCGGGGGCCAGAAGAAACTTCTGGAATTCATGCGAACCATGATGGCGGATCCCGAGGTGGTCTTGCTGGATGAGCCCTTTGCCGGGGTCAACCCGGCTCTCATCGAGCGGCTGATCGAGATCACTTTCGAGCTGAACAGAACCCGGGGAAAGACCTTCCTTCTGATCAGCCATGACATCCCCTCGGTCATGAAACTCTGCAAGTATCTGACCGTCCTTTCAGCCGGAAAATCCATCGCCGAGGGAGAGTCTGAAAAAATCCGCCACGACCCTGCGGTCATCGACGCCTACCTGGGCCACTGA
- a CDS encoding ABC transporter substrate-binding protein: protein MADEEREKGMTRRDFVKTVGVAAAAGGVLSVGLPKEAQAAKKLKIGFMGPFTGPASRTGDQFKRGIKMALEDARAAGEIPVRVDGKTMDIEPVWVDSQSSPEKAVKAVTHAVNRGVKMMVTGWHSSVAMACMDAEAALKIVHIGHQGESQYINFKINDHPHKYRGWFKGWASPPVFAGLYGPPLKYFMEKGLWRPANRKAAVIVEDTDYGRGWGDALVVSLRTAGFDVMPYDVNAIDQTEFTPIITKYKAAGVSVVAVTETGGVPMYNFVKQVRAMNLKALLLAHGLTWTAEWYKNTMEASDYALCMDSPYPISPEQKEWMRRFKAKYGVEAGIAPSGQPYDHTRMAIKILNEAGTIKNFEKLVEHVREKVKYKGVWQLYDFATYNDFWKDFSEEGTLHQLSRNDIRTGGFMKGFFFPMVQMFGGKPNILWPLDLATAEFKAPPWI from the coding sequence ATGGCAGATGAGGAAAGAGAAAAGGGAATGACAAGGCGCGACTTCGTTAAGACCGTGGGCGTGGCGGCCGCCGCGGGAGGAGTGCTTTCGGTGGGCTTGCCAAAGGAGGCTCAGGCCGCTAAGAAGCTCAAGATAGGGTTCATGGGACCTTTCACCGGTCCTGCGAGCCGGACAGGGGACCAGTTCAAGAGGGGCATCAAGATGGCACTGGAGGACGCCCGTGCGGCAGGGGAGATCCCTGTGAGGGTCGATGGGAAGACCATGGACATCGAACCCGTCTGGGTGGACAGCCAGTCGAGCCCTGAAAAAGCGGTCAAGGCTGTAACCCATGCCGTCAATCGAGGAGTCAAGATGATGGTGACGGGTTGGCACTCTTCCGTGGCCATGGCCTGTATGGACGCGGAAGCCGCCCTCAAGATAGTCCATATCGGCCACCAGGGCGAGTCCCAGTACATCAACTTCAAGATCAACGACCATCCGCATAAGTATCGCGGCTGGTTCAAGGGTTGGGCTTCACCTCCGGTCTTTGCCGGCCTCTACGGCCCGCCCCTTAAATACTTCATGGAAAAAGGCCTCTGGAGACCGGCAAACAGGAAAGCAGCGGTCATCGTGGAGGATACGGACTACGGAAGGGGATGGGGCGACGCTCTGGTGGTCAGCCTGAGAACCGCCGGCTTCGATGTCATGCCTTACGACGTCAACGCCATCGACCAGACCGAATTCACACCTATCATCACCAAGTACAAGGCCGCGGGGGTCTCGGTCGTCGCCGTGACAGAGACGGGTGGTGTGCCCATGTATAACTTCGTCAAGCAGGTTCGTGCCATGAACCTGAAGGCGCTGCTTCTGGCTCACGGGCTGACCTGGACCGCCGAGTGGTACAAGAATACCATGGAAGCCTCAGATTACGCGCTCTGTATGGACTCACCCTATCCGATCAGCCCCGAGCAGAAGGAGTGGATGAGGCGGTTCAAGGCGAAGTACGGGGTGGAGGCGGGCATCGCGCCTTCGGGGCAGCCCTATGATCATACCCGGATGGCCATCAAGATCCTCAACGAGGCGGGGACCATCAAGAATTTCGAGAAATTGGTAGAGCATGTAAGAGAAAAGGTGAAATACAAAGGGGTATGGCAGCTCTACGACTTCGCCACCTACAATGACTTCTGGAAGGATTTCTCCGAAGAGGGAACCCTCCACCAGCTGTCGAGAAACGACATCCGGACCGGCGGCTTCATGAAGGGCTTCTTCTTTCCCATGGTCCAGATGTTCGGGGGGAAACCCAACATACTCTGGCCTCTTGATCTGGCTACCGCCGAGTTCAAGGCGCCGCCATGGATCTAG
- a CDS encoding epoxyqueuosine reductase, whose translation MERRAIEKMIREFIASYSSRRRVETAWREPVVGFAAADDPLFHRLKEVVRPTHATPGELLAGAKSVIAYFIPFAEDLHRENHESGYYCSRSWAVAYVETNRLISEINEYIREELRSEGYRVALVPPTHNFDQESLMSDWSHRHVAYVAGIGRFGVHNLLITEKGCTGRIGSLVTDLVLEPTASPRGEFCLQRAGYDCLECVERCRYGALYPDRYDRHACYRQCLANDRHYSDLDLTDVCGKCSAAVPCSVTNPVRERDQAGEEGLSS comes from the coding sequence ATGGAGAGACGGGCTATTGAAAAGATGATCAGGGAGTTCATCGCCTCTTATTCGAGCCGGAGGAGAGTCGAGACCGCTTGGCGCGAACCGGTAGTCGGTTTTGCAGCGGCGGATGATCCGCTGTTCCACCGGCTCAAGGAGGTTGTACGGCCCACGCACGCTACCCCCGGTGAACTACTGGCCGGAGCCAAGAGTGTGATCGCCTATTTCATACCCTTTGCCGAGGATCTCCACAGGGAAAATCACGAGAGCGGGTATTACTGCTCCAGGAGTTGGGCCGTAGCATATGTTGAGACCAACAGGCTCATTTCGGAGATCAACGAGTACATCAGGGAGGAGCTGAGATCGGAAGGCTACAGGGTGGCCTTGGTTCCGCCCACACACAATTTTGATCAGGAGAGCCTGATGAGTGACTGGTCGCACAGGCATGTTGCTTACGTGGCCGGGATAGGGAGGTTCGGAGTTCACAACCTCCTCATCACCGAGAAGGGGTGTACTGGGCGCATCGGCAGCCTTGTGACAGACCTGGTTCTGGAGCCCACGGCCAGCCCAAGGGGAGAGTTCTGCCTCCAACGGGCAGGCTACGACTGTCTGGAGTGCGTCGAGCGCTGCAGGTACGGTGCCCTCTACCCTGATCGGTACGACCGCCATGCCTGCTACCGCCAGTGTCTCGCAAATGACAGGCACTACAGTGATCTCGACCTTACGGATGTGTGTGGAAAGTGTTCTGCCGCGGTCCCCTGCAGTGTGACCAATCCCGTCAGAGAGAGGGATCAAGCCGGGGAGGAGGGCCTTTCATCGTGA
- a CDS encoding proline racemase family protein, translated as MATFIHTISVVDTHTAGEPTRIVLSGLPTIHGATMAEKKKYMAEHLDHFRALLMEEPRGHRDMFGAILTPPTTDRGQYGVVFMDNTGYLDMCGHGIIGITTALIEMGMIPPKEPETVVALDTPAGLVEGHARIDGDRVVEVSLANVSSFLYARDVELDLPEVGRITIDVSFGGNFFAMTPAKALGVSVQPENISRLIHLGMMVKQAVNEKVKIEHPTEKHITTVELTEIYDKPDPSKAFSKNVVIFGDGQVDRSPCGTGTSAAMATLYGRGKLALNEEFTNESIIGTRFRGRLVREARVGDFAAVDPVIKGEAYITGIHQFLVDPRDPVKYGFTVGRRASSRSASSR; from the coding sequence ATGGCGACATTCATCCATACCATTTCGGTAGTCGACACCCACACGGCAGGAGAGCCGACCCGGATCGTTTTGAGCGGGCTCCCGACCATTCACGGCGCCACCATGGCCGAAAAGAAAAAGTACATGGCGGAGCATCTGGACCATTTCCGGGCGCTCCTCATGGAGGAACCCAGGGGACACCGGGACATGTTCGGGGCAATCCTCACTCCCCCAACCACCGACCGAGGACAGTACGGGGTCGTCTTCATGGACAATACGGGTTACCTCGATATGTGCGGTCATGGAATCATCGGCATCACCACAGCCCTGATAGAGATGGGAATGATTCCACCAAAAGAACCGGAAACCGTTGTCGCACTGGACACACCCGCCGGATTGGTGGAAGGCCACGCGAGGATCGACGGGGACCGGGTTGTTGAGGTCTCTCTGGCCAACGTCTCCTCCTTCCTCTATGCAAGGGATGTGGAGCTCGACCTCCCGGAGGTCGGCAGAATCACCATCGACGTCTCATTCGGTGGCAATTTCTTTGCCATGACACCGGCAAAGGCCCTGGGGGTTTCGGTACAACCGGAGAACATCTCAAGGCTCATCCACCTGGGAATGATGGTGAAACAGGCGGTAAACGAGAAGGTCAAGATCGAGCATCCCACGGAGAAGCACATCACCACTGTGGAACTCACGGAGATATACGACAAACCGGATCCTTCCAAGGCGTTCTCAAAGAACGTTGTCATCTTCGGAGACGGGCAGGTGGACCGTTCGCCGTGCGGCACTGGAACATCGGCGGCCATGGCCACCCTCTACGGAAGAGGGAAGCTCGCACTCAACGAGGAATTCACCAACGAGAGCATCATCGGGACCCGCTTCAGGGGAAGACTCGTCCGGGAGGCCAGGGTGGGTGATTTCGCCGCCGTGGATCCGGTCATTAAAGGGGAGGCGTATATCACCGGGATCCATCAGTTTCTCGTGGATCCAAGAGATCCCGTCAAGTACGGATTTACTGTGGGAAGAAGGGCCTCTTCTCGGTCTGCCAGCTCACGATGA
- a CDS encoding trimethylamine methyltransferase family protein, protein MRVNYTENVTPRFQVLSEDQIEEIISGSLEILERVGVKIHDEETVELLKGGGAQTGDGILVKIPSFMVKKALNTAPGRIVLARRDGKRSVVLEKDRIHFGTGSDCPFFIDPDTGRRRKTVFGDVVNAARVADALPNIDFFMSLGLVSDVPSRSYDRHQFLAMATGTTKPLVITAVDGRGLIDQFEMASVIVGGEENFRQNPLFAIYAEPSSPLVHSREAVEKVTIAAERDIPIVYVPAPSAGGTAPVTLAGLLVEGLADTLTGLVVSQLRKAGAPFVMGGVFTALDMRTTVFSYGAPELLLLDAALTDISKRLGIPVFSTAGCSDAKTLDEQAGLEAGLSILMAAQSGANLIHDVGYLESGLLGSLDMLVLADEAISMVKRILNGISVNQDTLALDVISRVGPGGHFLDDDHTISHFKEEIWMPRLIDRSNLEDWDKAGRKTMAERVRDRVHQILETHQAPPMEEEKVRELKAIIARADRKYA, encoded by the coding sequence ATGAGGGTCAATTATACGGAGAACGTGACGCCCCGTTTTCAGGTCCTTTCAGAAGACCAGATCGAGGAGATCATCAGCGGGAGCCTCGAAATCCTGGAAAGGGTGGGCGTCAAGATCCATGATGAAGAAACCGTGGAACTGCTCAAGGGGGGCGGGGCCCAAACCGGAGACGGGATTCTCGTAAAAATACCCTCCTTCATGGTGAAAAAAGCCCTCAACACTGCACCCGGCCGGATTGTCCTTGCCCGCCGGGACGGCAAGAGGAGTGTGGTTCTCGAGAAGGATAGAATCCATTTCGGTACGGGTTCTGATTGTCCCTTTTTCATCGATCCTGATACGGGGAGGCGGAGAAAGACGGTTTTCGGGGACGTCGTAAATGCCGCACGGGTGGCCGACGCTCTTCCAAACATCGATTTCTTCATGTCCCTCGGCCTGGTCTCCGACGTCCCCTCCAGATCTTACGACCGACACCAGTTCCTGGCAATGGCCACGGGCACGACGAAACCACTCGTGATCACGGCAGTGGACGGCCGGGGGCTGATCGATCAGTTCGAGATGGCAAGTGTAATCGTCGGGGGAGAGGAGAACTTCAGGCAGAACCCGCTCTTCGCCATCTATGCCGAGCCGAGCTCACCCCTTGTCCATTCCAGGGAAGCGGTTGAAAAGGTGACCATCGCCGCCGAAAGGGATATCCCTATCGTCTATGTCCCTGCTCCAAGCGCCGGGGGTACGGCCCCGGTAACCCTGGCAGGCCTTCTGGTGGAAGGGCTGGCCGACACCCTGACAGGACTCGTCGTCTCACAGCTCAGGAAGGCCGGGGCTCCCTTTGTGATGGGAGGTGTCTTCACGGCTCTCGACATGAGAACCACGGTTTTCTCCTATGGCGCTCCGGAGCTTCTGCTCCTGGATGCAGCCCTTACGGATATTTCCAAGCGACTGGGAATACCGGTTTTTTCGACCGCGGGCTGCAGCGACGCCAAGACACTCGACGAGCAGGCAGGTCTGGAGGCAGGCCTGTCTATTCTCATGGCAGCCCAATCCGGGGCCAACCTGATCCACGATGTGGGGTATCTGGAATCCGGTCTTCTGGGGTCTCTCGATATGCTGGTCCTTGCGGATGAGGCGATCTCCATGGTCAAGAGAATCTTGAACGGTATTTCAGTCAACCAGGACACCCTTGCACTGGACGTCATCTCCCGGGTGGGGCCGGGCGGACATTTCCTGGACGATGACCACACCATCTCCCATTTCAAGGAGGAGATCTGGATGCCCCGCCTGATCGACCGGAGCAACCTGGAAGACTGGGACAAGGCCGGGCGCAAGACCATGGCCGAAAGAGTCAGGGACAGGGTCCATCAGATCCTTGAGACCCACCAGGCCCCTCCCATGGAGGAGGAGAAGGTCCGAGAGCTCAAGGCCATCATTGCGAGGGCAGACAGGAAGTATGCATAG
- a CDS encoding NAD(P)-binding domain-containing protein, translated as MRLGFVGTGSITCALVEGLCTAEKPPARILVSPRNPEKAAGLAARFLQVEVAPDNQAVVDGTDCVFLAVLPQIASGVLREIRFRSDQTVVSLIALTPIDQVRRLVAPARDVARAVPLPPVARHLGPILLYPENPVVFELFGRTGKPIAVANEEHLNVLWALTALIAPFYALIEEATRWAARAGVDRQIAGPYTASMFHALSVLATEVSDGDFSELLAGATTPGGLNEQALAEIRRLGGYEAFLNALNSVIVRLGEPRLERQ; from the coding sequence ATGCGGCTCGGTTTTGTCGGAACAGGCAGTATTACATGTGCCCTTGTCGAGGGGCTGTGCACGGCTGAGAAGCCGCCCGCAAGGATCCTCGTGTCGCCCCGGAATCCCGAGAAGGCGGCGGGGCTTGCAGCAAGGTTCTTGCAGGTTGAGGTCGCGCCGGACAACCAGGCCGTGGTGGATGGGACTGACTGCGTCTTCCTCGCCGTGCTCCCACAAATAGCATCCGGTGTGTTGAGGGAGATCCGCTTCCGGTCAGACCAGACGGTCGTCTCTCTGATCGCCCTCACACCCATCGACCAGGTGAGACGACTCGTCGCTCCGGCAAGGGACGTGGCAAGGGCCGTCCCGTTGCCGCCAGTGGCCCGGCATCTGGGGCCGATCCTGCTTTATCCCGAAAATCCCGTTGTGTTCGAGCTTTTTGGCAGGACCGGCAAGCCGATCGCGGTTGCCAACGAAGAGCACCTCAACGTCCTCTGGGCCCTTACTGCTCTTATCGCCCCCTTCTACGCCCTCATCGAGGAGGCGACCCGATGGGCGGCACGTGCCGGCGTCGACAGGCAGATCGCCGGGCCGTACACCGCATCGATGTTCCATGCCCTCTCGGTTCTCGCGACGGAAGTGTCTGACGGGGACTTCTCCGAGCTGTTAGCCGGGGCGACCACGCCGGGAGGTCTCAACGAGCAGGCCCTGGCAGAGATCCGCAGGCTGGGCGGATACGAGGCATTTTTGAACGCGTTGAATTCCGTGATTGTCAGGCTCGGCGAGCCCCGCCTTGAACGCCAATAG